The nucleotide sequence ACCGTAATTAAGACCTGACCGCCCTCGGGCAACACCTCCCACACCTGCCTGAGGAAACTGGCATCATCGCGAATATGTTCCACAACATCCAGCATCAACGCGACCCGAGGCTGCCAATCCTTGTTTGCAGCCTCCTCCAAAGAGGTGCAAAACACCTCCTGATTGCCCCGCTGCTTGGCAAAATCTACGGCCAACGGGGAGGTGTCGATGCCAATCGCCCGATAGCGCTGGTTGAGCTGCTGCAAAATCATGCCCGTACCGCAGCCAATATCGATCGCAGTCTCCCCTGGCGAAATGTCGCAATATCTGTCCAGCAGGCCCATCACAATTGCCGTGCGGCCCTGGAACCACCAATGGCTGGTTTCCAGCTCGAAATTATTGCGATAAATAGCTGTTTCCATGCGGACAAATTACCGAGAGACATCATCCTTAAAACCACTAGGGAGGCGATCGCCCTCAAAACCGTAGCGGTCTCTCACAATATACAGCGGGCGTCCCTTCACTTCTTCGTAGACTCGACCTAAATATTCTCCCAAAACCCCCAAGCTAATCAGTTGAATGCCGCCGATAAACAGAATGGCCACCATAATTGAGGCGAATCCCGGCAGATCGACTCCGAACAACACCGTTCGCACCACTAAAAAAGTGGCATAGGAAAACGCCAGCGCGGAGATGAGCAATCCGACATAGCTCCAGACCTTGAGGGGGAGCAGGCTGAAGGAGGTCAGGCCATCGACGGCAAAGTTCCACAGCCGCCAATAATTCCAAGACGTGCGACCGCGATAGCGGGGCTGGCGATCGTATTCCACCGCCGTTTGTCGAAACCCCACCCAGGCAAAAAGACCTTTCATAAACCGAGTGCGTTCGGGCATCTGTTGCAAGACCTCCACCACCCGCCGATCCATCAAGCGAAAATCGCCGGTATTGGAGGGAATAGAGATGGGGCTCATGCGACCAATGGTCTTGTAAAACCCGCTGGCTGTAAGCCGTTTCAACCAGGATTCGCCCGCCCGCGATCGCCGCGTAGCCAGCACGACATCGTATCCCTGCCGCCACTTTGCCATTAACAGTTCGAGTAACTCTGGCGGATCTTGCAAGTCGGCATCAATCGGCACCACTGCATCGCCACTGGCATAATCTAGCCCCGCCGACAGAGCCAGTTCTTTACCGAAATTGCGGGAGAGCCCCAGTACTTTAATGGCGGGATTGCGATGGTGATGGGCGCGCAGCTGATTGAGGGTGCCGTCTCGGCTGCCATCATCGATGCAAATGATTTCGTAGCTGACCTGCAGGCGATCGCAGACTCGTTCCAAGCGTTCGAACAAATAATCTAGATTTTCGGCCTCGTTATACAGGGGCACCACAATCGAAAGCACGGGCCTAGAGTCAGGCATAGAGGTCATCCATCAAATGATTCGTGGGGGAGGCCGCCCTCTAAGTCTGAGGATTGCGGGTCAGAGGACCTTTGGGTCAAGTCTTCGGAAAGTTGTTCGAGTGAGTCAGTGGCTAGGGCTAAATCGAGCACCTCCTCTAGCTGTACTACGGTCAGCTCCTGAAGTTGGGTCTGAAGTGAACTCGGAACTGAGCCAAACCGACTTTCTATTAAGCGAAGCAGCATGCGAAGCGCTTGTTGTCGCCCCCGTTCGAGCCCCTGTTCGAGCCCCTGTTCGAGCCCCTGTTCGAGCCCCTGTTCGAGCCCCTGTTCGAGCCCCTGTTCGAGTCCTTTTGCCAGACCAATTCTTTCCACACTGCTGATGTAAGGCATCCTCTGCTCCCGCTCGTAAGCTCGAATCTCTTCCCAGACCTCTTGTTCTAACTCCTCTGGCAATGCCATCACCCAATCGATGAAATGGAATAGCTGGATAATATCTTCACGCTCGAAGCCCCGTTCGTACAGTCGACGAACCAACCGCAGCTTCCACTGCAGGCGATCGCGCTCGTCGCGACGGGTGGCTTGCGCTTGTAGGTGAGCCATCGCAATGGTCGCAAACGGATTGCTGCTGGCCTCCAACTCGGCCCATCTTTGCCTGTAGCCTAACAATTTTGCTGTGAGAAAGCGGAATTCTAAACGACAACCCAGCACCTCGCGAACAAATTCGCTGGGATGCCAATTGGGGCTGGTGTCGCAGAGGATAGCCAAGCTCGCTACCGGGCAACCGTAGCGCTCGGCAATGCGGGTGTTGTAGATGTACATGCGCTCGGGGAAAGAGGCATCTGGCTTGCCCTGCACTTCTATATGGATAAGAATCCACAGATCCCGTCCGTCGAGCAGCCAGACCCGGACCAGTTTGTCTGCATAGCGACGGCCCAGTTCGGCATCGCGAACGACTTGCTGTAATTCCTTATCGAGAAACTCGTAGGGACGCGACCAGTCAATTTGGGCGTGGGTGGCAGGGAAGAAAAGTTGCAGACAGGGCTCGAAGTAACGCTCTAGCACTTCTTTCCAGGGAGTATCGAAGTCTGCTCGGGGTGAGGTCATGTCTCGGGCGAACAAAACGTTTCACTCACCCTACAGCACTGGCAGGTCGAGGTCGAGTCTGC is from Synechococcus sp. PCC 7336 and encodes:
- a CDS encoding bifunctional 2-polyprenyl-6-hydroxyphenol methylase/3-demethylubiquinol 3-O-methyltransferase UbiG, whose product is METAIYRNNFELETSHWWFQGRTAIVMGLLDRYCDISPGETAIDIGCGTGMILQQLNQRYRAIGIDTSPLAVDFAKQRGNQEVFCTSLEEAANKDWQPRVALMLDVVEHIRDDASFLRQVWEVLPEGGQVLITVPAYQWLWSAHDVMHHHFRRYRAEQMRELLTQTGFELQKLSYFNTLLFLPALLQKLSQRNREPSPQDSIPTVPSWMNAILQSIFAFERFLLPWFDFPFGISIVAIAQKKRPI
- a CDS encoding glycosyltransferase family 2 protein — encoded protein: MPDSRPVLSIVVPLYNEAENLDYLFERLERVCDRLQVSYEIICIDDGSRDGTLNQLRAHHHRNPAIKVLGLSRNFGKELALSAGLDYASGDAVVPIDADLQDPPELLELLMAKWRQGYDVVLATRRSRAGESWLKRLTASGFYKTIGRMSPISIPSNTGDFRLMDRRVVEVLQQMPERTRFMKGLFAWVGFRQTAVEYDRQPRYRGRTSWNYWRLWNFAVDGLTSFSLLPLKVWSYVGLLISALAFSYATFLVVRTVLFGVDLPGFASIMVAILFIGGIQLISLGVLGEYLGRVYEEVKGRPLYIVRDRYGFEGDRLPSGFKDDVSR